One Williamsia phyllosphaerae DNA segment encodes these proteins:
- a CDS encoding decaprenylphospho-beta-D-erythro-pentofuranosid-2-ulose 2-reductase, whose translation MINAVGVPKTLLLFGGSSEIGLAICAEYLKKGPMRVILATVPGDPAGDAAIETMKAAGASSVERIDFDALKPDTHPAVAEQAFAGGDVDVAIVAFGVQGVDEEVWQDQRKAVFTADINYTAAVSVGVLLGERMRAQGHGQIIAMSSVAGERVRRSNFVYGSTKAGLDGFYLGLGEALREFNVRVLVIRPGMVRTRLSAHVKEAPMTVNKEDVAQLAVRSADKGKEIVWAPPPFRFVMIVLRHIPRPIFRKLPI comes from the coding sequence ATGATCAACGCCGTCGGCGTCCCGAAGACCCTGCTGCTGTTCGGTGGCAGCTCCGAGATCGGCCTCGCCATCTGCGCCGAGTACCTCAAGAAGGGCCCCATGCGGGTCATCCTCGCCACGGTGCCCGGTGATCCCGCCGGGGACGCTGCGATCGAGACGATGAAGGCGGCGGGCGCGTCGTCGGTCGAGCGCATCGATTTCGACGCACTCAAGCCCGACACCCACCCCGCGGTCGCCGAACAGGCTTTCGCCGGTGGCGATGTCGACGTGGCGATCGTCGCCTTCGGCGTCCAGGGCGTCGACGAGGAGGTGTGGCAGGACCAGCGCAAGGCCGTGTTCACCGCCGACATCAACTACACCGCCGCGGTCTCGGTCGGCGTCCTGCTCGGCGAGCGCATGCGCGCCCAGGGACACGGACAGATCATCGCGATGAGCTCGGTGGCCGGCGAGCGTGTGCGGCGCAGCAACTTCGTCTACGGCTCGACCAAGGCCGGGCTCGACGGCTTCTACCTCGGCCTCGGTGAGGCGTTGCGCGAGTTCAACGTCCGGGTCCTGGTGATCCGCCCGGGCATGGTGCGTACCCGCCTCTCGGCGCACGTCAAGGAAGCACCGATGACGGTGAACAAGGAAGACGTGGCGCAGCTCGCGGTCCGCTCGGCCGACAAGGGCAAAGAGATCGTGTGGGCCCCGCCGCCGTTCCGGTTCGTGATGATCGTGCTGCGGCACATCCCGCGGCCGATCTTCCGCAAACTCCCCATCTGA
- a CDS encoding protein adenylyltransferase SelO: MSSSTTSTLFTLENTYARDLEGMYVPFTGTHASNPEVLVVNTALAEELGLDADALHTPEAAEILSGSVPPEGATTIAMAYAGHQFGGYQPLLGDGRAMLLGELVDTDGNRRDLHLKGSGRTRFSRGGDGRAAIGPMLREYLISEAMHALGIPTTRALAVTATGEQVQRDTAEPGAVLARVASSHIRVGTFEFALRQGDPLQPLADYTIARHYPELVDADDRYLRFFEAVVDRQASLVAQWMAVGFIHGVLNTDNTTISGETIDYGPCAFMDAYDPATVFSSIDVQGRYAYTNQPPVIGWNLARFAESLIPLVAKQLGGDSEVGDTDGAITALTDILAAFLDRHDARLAEHFRAKIGVAVDDQDLVDDLQTVMREHRPDFTGTFRALAEELRGNSRPLDDLIPRDAIAPWLSRWRAALADTESATADAMDRVNPIYIPRNHLVDIALRAATAGDLEKFQMLLSVVTRPFDADPALGAYAQPAPDEFGQGFQTFCGT, from the coding sequence ATGAGCTCTTCCACGACGTCGACCCTGTTCACCCTGGAGAACACATACGCGCGTGATCTCGAGGGCATGTACGTCCCGTTCACGGGGACGCATGCGTCGAACCCCGAGGTCCTCGTCGTCAACACGGCGTTGGCCGAGGAGCTGGGCCTCGACGCCGACGCCCTGCACACCCCCGAGGCGGCCGAGATCCTGTCCGGGTCGGTGCCGCCGGAGGGTGCGACGACCATCGCGATGGCCTACGCGGGGCATCAGTTCGGTGGATACCAACCGCTGCTGGGTGACGGTCGCGCAATGCTGCTGGGCGAGCTCGTCGACACCGACGGCAATCGACGCGATCTGCACCTCAAGGGCTCGGGTCGCACCCGGTTCTCCCGCGGCGGCGACGGTCGCGCGGCGATCGGACCGATGCTGCGTGAGTACCTGATCTCCGAGGCCATGCACGCCCTCGGGATACCCACCACGCGGGCCCTCGCGGTGACGGCGACCGGTGAGCAGGTTCAGCGTGACACCGCCGAGCCGGGGGCGGTGCTCGCCCGCGTCGCGTCGAGCCACATCCGGGTCGGCACCTTCGAGTTCGCTCTGCGTCAGGGGGATCCGTTGCAGCCGCTCGCCGATTACACGATCGCGCGGCACTATCCCGAGCTCGTCGACGCCGATGACCGGTACCTGCGCTTCTTCGAGGCGGTCGTCGACCGGCAGGCATCGCTGGTGGCGCAGTGGATGGCGGTGGGATTCATCCACGGAGTCCTCAACACCGACAACACCACCATCTCGGGCGAGACCATCGACTACGGGCCGTGCGCGTTCATGGACGCCTACGACCCGGCCACGGTCTTCAGCTCCATCGATGTCCAAGGCCGCTACGCGTACACCAACCAGCCACCGGTCATCGGATGGAACCTCGCCCGGTTCGCCGAGTCGCTCATCCCGCTGGTCGCCAAGCAACTCGGCGGCGACTCGGAGGTCGGGGACACCGACGGGGCGATCACGGCGCTCACCGACATCCTCGCCGCCTTCCTCGACCGACACGACGCCCGCCTGGCCGAACACTTCCGCGCGAAGATCGGTGTCGCCGTGGACGATCAGGACCTCGTCGACGATCTCCAGACCGTGATGCGCGAACACCGCCCGGACTTCACCGGAACGTTCCGCGCGTTGGCCGAGGAGCTGCGCGGCAATTCCCGTCCCCTGGACGACCTCATCCCGCGTGACGCCATCGCGCCCTGGCTGTCGCGCTGGCGCGCAGCCCTCGCCGACACGGAGTCGGCGACGGCGGACGCGATGGATCGCGTCAACCCGATCTACATCCCGCGAAACCATCTCGTGGACATCGCATTACGTGCTGCGACCGCGGGAGACCTGGAGAAGTTCCAGATGTTGCTGAGCGTGGTCACCCGTCCGTTCGACGCCGACCCCGCCCTCGGTGCCTACGCCCAGCCCGCGCCCGACGAGTTCGGTCAGGGCTTCCAGACCTTCTGCGGGACCTAG
- a CDS encoding oxidoreductase, producing the protein MSNFSALVARESDGAITLSAESVDDSFLPDGDVTIDVAWSSVNYKDALAVTPGAGVVRNYPIVPGIDLAGTVRESSSGDFAVGDPVVVHGYQTGVSRHGGYAERTRVPADQVVALGDGLTPRQAATIGTAGFTAALSVQALLRHGLTPADGPILVTGASGGVGSVAVDLLAAAGFEVVASSGKSDARDLFTTLGAAEVIGRVPEDPDEKIRPLGKAQWAGAVDCVGGKTLAWVLSTVRYGGAVAASGLTAGVSLPTTVMPFILRGVALLGIDSVELPIAARRETWRRLGDDLRIAHLDELTTEVLVSEVETVLGEIKSGGRTGRTLVKVAGGF; encoded by the coding sequence ATGAGCAACTTCTCCGCCCTGGTGGCCCGCGAATCCGATGGTGCGATCACGCTGTCGGCCGAATCCGTCGACGACTCCTTCCTCCCTGACGGCGACGTGACCATCGACGTCGCGTGGTCGTCGGTGAACTACAAGGACGCCCTCGCGGTGACGCCCGGCGCCGGCGTCGTCCGCAACTATCCGATCGTCCCGGGCATCGACCTCGCCGGGACGGTCCGTGAGTCGTCGAGCGGCGACTTCGCGGTGGGTGACCCGGTGGTGGTCCACGGCTATCAGACCGGCGTCTCGCGCCACGGTGGTTACGCCGAGCGAACGCGCGTGCCCGCCGATCAGGTCGTCGCCCTCGGTGACGGTCTGACCCCACGGCAGGCTGCGACCATCGGCACCGCGGGGTTCACCGCGGCGCTGAGCGTGCAGGCGCTGTTGCGTCACGGACTCACCCCCGCCGACGGCCCCATCCTGGTGACGGGCGCCAGCGGCGGCGTCGGATCGGTCGCGGTCGACCTGCTGGCCGCGGCCGGGTTCGAGGTCGTCGCCTCGTCCGGCAAGTCCGACGCCCGTGACCTGTTCACGACACTGGGCGCGGCAGAGGTCATCGGACGCGTCCCCGAGGACCCCGACGAGAAGATCCGTCCGCTGGGCAAGGCGCAGTGGGCCGGCGCGGTGGACTGCGTCGGCGGGAAGACGCTCGCCTGGGTGCTGTCGACGGTTCGCTACGGCGGTGCGGTCGCGGCCAGTGGTCTCACCGCGGGGGTGTCGCTGCCGACGACCGTGATGCCGTTCATCCTGCGCGGGGTCGCGCTCCTCGGGATCGACTCCGTGGAACTGCCGATCGCCGCACGTCGCGAGACGTGGCGACGACTCGGTGACGACCTGCGGATCGCGCATCTCGACGAACTGACCACCGAGGTGCTCGTGTCCGAGGTCGAGACCGTACTCGGCGAGATCAAGTCCGGTGGCCGCACCGGGCGCACGCTGGTCAAGGTCGCCGGGGGCTTCTGA
- a CDS encoding MBL fold metallo-hydrolase, protein MSDVDITTITDPRGGRAHLVHTEHVNWVLLQDDSGITLIDGGYPKQVDAVLASIRDVGAEPEQIRAALVTHAHVDHIGGLGVLAERYRFDVFMDPTEVPHGRREILQQATPLDIAKISYRPRVLRWLSGVIRLGVLDTTGIPSSQAFGASGPLDLPGRPVPVAIPGHTDGHSGYLLADGKVLVSGDALITGHGVSSTMGPQCLHHAFHHDLARNRESLLALRDLDADVIFPGHGPVHHGSVADAVDTALSR, encoded by the coding sequence ATGAGCGATGTCGACATCACGACCATCACCGACCCCCGCGGCGGGCGGGCGCACCTCGTGCACACCGAGCACGTGAACTGGGTTCTGTTGCAGGATGACTCGGGCATCACCCTGATCGACGGCGGATACCCCAAGCAGGTCGACGCGGTGCTCGCCTCCATCCGCGACGTCGGCGCCGAACCGGAACAGATACGTGCCGCCCTGGTGACACACGCACACGTCGACCACATCGGCGGACTCGGTGTCCTCGCCGAGAGGTACCGGTTCGATGTGTTCATGGACCCCACCGAGGTCCCCCACGGCCGTCGCGAGATCCTGCAGCAGGCAACGCCTCTCGACATCGCGAAGATCTCCTACCGACCGCGCGTGCTGCGGTGGCTGTCGGGCGTCATCCGGCTCGGCGTCCTCGACACGACCGGCATCCCGTCGTCACAGGCGTTCGGCGCGTCCGGTCCGCTCGACCTCCCCGGCCGTCCGGTTCCCGTCGCGATCCCCGGCCACACCGACGGACACAGCGGCTACCTGCTCGCCGACGGCAAGGTCCTGGTCTCGGGCGACGCGCTGATCACCGGGCACGGCGTCTCGTCGACCATGGGACCGCAGTGCCTGCACCACGCCTTCCACCACGACCTCGCCCGCAATCGCGAGTCACTGCTCGCGCTGCGTGATCTCGACGCCGACGTCATCTTCCCGGGACACGGCCCGGTCCATCACGGTTCGGTGGCCGACGCCGTCGACACGGCGTTGTCACGCTGA
- a CDS encoding arabinofuranosyltransferase: MSVGIDTARPPSDRSLLMPGRRHMLAGAELVVAVIVAAVVASIGLFVIAQVEWPAFNSSNVNGALTTVGQVVSIALLVVAALLARSGRGARIVTPLSLVGISAFATVTLAMPLGATKLYLFGISVDQQFRTEYLTRLTDTSGLHDMTYFNLAPYYPAGWFWLGGRYANAVGQPAWEAYKPWAIISIAVAATIAMVLWKRMLPTDRAIAITIATTAVAIMYAGPEPYAAILILVGAPMLVTVLHALRSGSGAALLAGGVFIGVSATFYTLFTGLFALIAVLMTLYLAVEVVRGAGNNAVDPKAVRTARVRGVGVLAARLIAMGVVSGLIALVVWAPYLLARLRSQPASGGTAEHYLPSSGAQLPAPMLEFSLVGLLCLVGLIWLLLRHRTRTVSLALGISVVAIYAFCLLSMALTAAGTTLLSFRLEPLLALILSAAGVLGLAEVAMAAIRRFGDIRFLIVVASIIGTVAVAQNIPDHLSAEITVAYTDTDGDGVRADKRPAGAESFFPQIDQAIRAETQRPRNDTVVLTADYGFLSVYPYYGFQGLTSHYANPLAEFDKRATAIENWAGLQTPDQLVAALDSTPWRPPTVFLFRYSADGYSLRLAADVYPNDPNVTRYTVTFPTALFDDPRFTVTELGPFVLVVRK; the protein is encoded by the coding sequence ATGAGCGTCGGGATCGACACTGCGCGTCCACCGTCGGACCGCTCACTTCTGATGCCGGGACGGCGCCACATGCTGGCCGGTGCCGAGCTCGTCGTCGCGGTGATCGTGGCGGCGGTCGTCGCGTCGATCGGTCTGTTCGTCATCGCGCAGGTCGAGTGGCCGGCCTTCAACTCCTCGAACGTCAACGGGGCGTTGACCACGGTCGGTCAGGTCGTCTCGATCGCACTGCTCGTGGTGGCCGCGCTGCTCGCACGGTCCGGCCGTGGCGCGCGGATCGTGACCCCGCTGAGCCTGGTGGGCATCTCGGCGTTCGCGACCGTCACGCTGGCCATGCCGCTCGGTGCCACGAAGCTCTACCTGTTCGGCATCTCGGTCGACCAGCAGTTCCGTACCGAGTACCTGACCCGTCTGACCGACACCTCCGGTCTGCACGACATGACGTACTTCAACCTGGCGCCGTACTACCCCGCGGGCTGGTTCTGGCTCGGGGGCCGGTACGCCAACGCGGTCGGTCAACCGGCGTGGGAGGCCTACAAGCCGTGGGCGATCATCTCCATCGCCGTCGCGGCGACCATCGCGATGGTCCTGTGGAAGCGGATGCTGCCGACCGACCGCGCCATCGCGATCACCATCGCGACCACCGCGGTCGCCATCATGTACGCGGGCCCGGAACCGTACGCGGCGATCCTCATCCTCGTCGGTGCCCCGATGCTCGTCACGGTGCTGCACGCACTCCGATCAGGAAGTGGCGCAGCGTTGCTCGCCGGAGGCGTCTTCATCGGCGTGAGTGCGACGTTCTACACCCTGTTCACCGGATTGTTCGCCTTGATCGCGGTGCTGATGACGCTGTACCTCGCGGTCGAGGTGGTCCGTGGTGCAGGCAACAACGCCGTCGACCCGAAGGCGGTCCGGACCGCCCGTGTCCGCGGGGTGGGAGTGCTCGCCGCGCGCCTGATCGCCATGGGCGTCGTCTCCGGCCTGATCGCCCTGGTGGTGTGGGCGCCCTATCTGCTGGCGCGTCTGCGCAGTCAGCCGGCCAGTGGCGGGACCGCCGAGCACTACCTGCCCTCGAGCGGGGCGCAACTACCCGCGCCGATGCTCGAGTTCTCCCTGGTCGGTCTGCTCTGCCTGGTCGGGTTGATCTGGCTGCTCCTGCGCCACCGGACCCGCACCGTCTCACTGGCCCTGGGGATCTCGGTCGTCGCGATCTACGCGTTCTGCCTGCTGTCGATGGCGCTGACCGCCGCGGGGACCACGCTGCTGTCGTTCCGACTCGAGCCACTGTTGGCGCTGATCCTCTCCGCCGCGGGAGTCCTCGGCCTCGCCGAGGTCGCGATGGCCGCCATCCGACGGTTCGGCGACATCCGGTTCCTGATCGTCGTGGCGTCGATCATCGGCACCGTCGCGGTCGCGCAGAACATCCCCGACCACCTGTCCGCGGAGATCACCGTCGCCTACACCGACACCGACGGCGACGGGGTCCGCGCCGACAAGCGACCGGCCGGCGCGGAATCGTTCTTCCCGCAGATCGACCAGGCGATCCGCGCCGAGACACAACGCCCCCGCAACGACACCGTCGTGCTCACCGCCGACTACGGATTCCTGTCGGTCTACCCGTACTACGGCTTCCAGGGACTCACCTCGCACTACGCGAACCCGTTGGCGGAGTTCGACAAGCGGGCCACCGCCATCGAGAACTGGGCGGGATTGCAGACCCCGGACCAGCTCGTCGCCGCACTGGACTCCACGCCGTGGCGTCCGCCGACGGTGTTCCTCTTCCGCTACAGCGCCGACGGCTACTCGCTGCGCCTGGCCGCCGACGTCTACCCCAACGACCCCAACGTCACCCGCTACACCGTCACGTTCCCCACCGCCCTGTTCGACGACCCCCGTTTCACGGTCACCGAGCTCGGCCCCTTCGTCCTGGTGGTCCGAAAATGA
- a CDS encoding SDR family oxidoreductase translates to MASKSVFITGAAAGIGRKTALSFARKGYIVGAYDIDEAGLKTLSDEIEDLGAVPVIGHLDVTDAGEFAERLAEFTAKTGGKLDVMLNNAGILIAGRFEELNVSTLHKEIDINTKGVVNGLHAAFPYLKATKRSVAINLASASAIYGQAELANYSATKHFVRAITEALDIEWSGYGIRVVAIWPLYVQTAMTENIKTGTTTSLGIKLGPQDVADRIIEAAEPNLFSKVIHQVHYNVGTQTRLMAVGSRFSPVYLTRLVNKRLAGSH, encoded by the coding sequence ATGGCCTCGAAAAGCGTGTTCATCACCGGCGCTGCTGCCGGCATCGGTCGTAAGACGGCCCTGTCCTTCGCCCGTAAGGGCTACATCGTCGGTGCGTACGACATCGACGAGGCGGGGCTCAAGACCCTGTCCGACGAGATCGAGGATCTCGGCGCGGTCCCGGTGATCGGGCACCTCGACGTCACCGACGCCGGCGAGTTCGCCGAGCGTCTCGCCGAGTTCACCGCCAAGACCGGCGGCAAGCTCGACGTGATGCTCAACAACGCGGGCATCCTCATCGCGGGTCGCTTCGAGGAGCTCAACGTCTCCACGCTGCACAAGGAGATCGACATCAACACCAAGGGTGTGGTGAACGGCCTGCACGCGGCGTTCCCGTACCTCAAGGCCACCAAGCGTTCGGTCGCGATCAACCTTGCGTCGGCGTCGGCGATCTATGGCCAGGCCGAGCTGGCCAACTACAGCGCCACCAAGCACTTCGTGCGCGCCATCACCGAGGCCCTCGACATCGAGTGGTCCGGCTACGGCATCCGCGTCGTCGCCATCTGGCCGCTCTACGTCCAGACCGCGATGACCGAGAACATCAAGACCGGCACGACCACCTCGCTGGGCATCAAGTTGGGCCCGCAGGATGTCGCCGATCGCATCATCGAGGCCGCCGAGCCGAACCTGTTCAGCAAGGTCATCCACCAGGTGCACTACAACGTCGGTACCCAGACCCGACTCATGGCGGTCGGCTCACGGTTCTCGCCGGTCTACCTGACCCGCCTGGTCAACAAGCGTCTGGCCGGGAGCCACTAG
- a CDS encoding FAD-binding oxidoreductase, with protein MSTTDLPIETRRLVGWSRTTPINGHVLSTPDLDVIAAAVARVADDNADKPTYLQRGVIARGLGRSYNESAQNVGGLTIDMTRLKRIHSISDETAIADVDAGVDLDTLMRVALPYGLWVPVLPGTRQVTIGGAIAHDIHGKNHHSAGSFGNHVTEITLLVADGRILTITPDGSSDDPDASIFWATVGGIGLTGLILRAKIAMTRTETAYFIADGATTNSLDETIALHADGFEEGYGYSSGWFDAISKPPKLGRGSFSRGSLATLDQLPDDLAKNPLAFTGKTLIKFPDIFPNGLANKFDFAIVGEAYYRMGGNYTGKIQNLTKFYHPLDLFGDWNRAYGSKGFLQYQFIVPVEAVEEFKQIIIDIQASGHVSFLNVFKLFGEGNAAPLSFPIEGWNICVDFPIKKGLHEFVTELDRRVLAIGGRLYTAKDSRTTAETFHAMYPRVDEWIATRRRIDPHGVFVSDMARRLELA; from the coding sequence ATGTCTACAACTGATCTGCCCATCGAAACCCGCAGGCTCGTGGGCTGGAGTCGCACCACGCCGATCAACGGGCACGTGCTCTCCACGCCTGACCTCGACGTCATCGCGGCCGCGGTCGCGCGCGTCGCCGACGACAACGCGGACAAGCCGACGTATCTGCAACGCGGCGTCATCGCGCGAGGCCTGGGCCGCTCGTACAACGAGTCGGCGCAGAACGTCGGCGGGCTCACCATCGACATGACCCGCCTCAAGCGGATCCACTCGATCAGCGACGAGACCGCCATCGCCGACGTGGACGCCGGCGTCGACCTCGACACCCTGATGCGGGTCGCACTCCCCTACGGCCTGTGGGTCCCGGTGCTGCCGGGGACGCGCCAGGTCACCATCGGCGGAGCCATCGCGCACGACATCCACGGCAAGAACCACCACAGCGCGGGCAGCTTCGGCAACCACGTCACCGAGATCACCCTGCTCGTCGCCGACGGCCGCATCCTCACCATCACCCCGGACGGCAGCTCGGACGATCCCGACGCGTCGATCTTCTGGGCGACGGTCGGCGGCATCGGCCTGACCGGGTTGATCCTGCGCGCGAAGATCGCGATGACCCGCACGGAGACGGCGTACTTCATCGCCGACGGCGCGACGACCAACAGCCTCGACGAGACCATCGCGCTCCACGCGGACGGATTCGAGGAGGGCTACGGCTACAGCTCAGGCTGGTTCGACGCGATCAGCAAGCCACCGAAGCTGGGCCGCGGCTCCTTCTCGCGCGGCTCGCTGGCCACCCTCGATCAGCTGCCCGACGATCTGGCCAAGAACCCGTTGGCGTTCACCGGCAAGACGCTGATCAAGTTCCCCGACATCTTCCCCAACGGCCTGGCCAACAAGTTCGACTTCGCCATCGTGGGCGAGGCGTACTACCGGATGGGCGGCAACTACACCGGCAAGATCCAGAACCTGACGAAGTTCTATCACCCGCTCGATCTGTTCGGTGACTGGAACCGCGCCTACGGCTCGAAAGGCTTTCTGCAGTACCAGTTCATCGTCCCGGTGGAGGCGGTCGAGGAGTTCAAGCAGATCATCATCGACATCCAGGCGTCGGGACACGTGAGCTTCCTCAACGTGTTCAAGCTCTTCGGTGAGGGCAACGCCGCGCCGTTGAGCTTCCCGATCGAGGGGTGGAACATCTGCGTCGACTTCCCCATCAAGAAGGGCCTGCACGAGTTCGTCACCGAACTCGACCGCCGGGTGCTCGCGATCGGCGGTCGGCTCTACACCGCCAAGGATTCGCGCACCACCGCAGAGACCTTCCACGCGATGTACCCGCGCGTCGACGAGTGGATCGCCACGCGGCGCCGTATCGATCCGCACGGGGTCTTCGTGTCCGACATGGCCCGTCGCCTCGAACTGGCCTGA
- a CDS encoding ribonuclease H family protein yields MIIVSTDGSCLKNPGGAIGWAWVDHTGPTASGGAPSGTNQVAELIAIREAITAHPGPDPLMVESDSQYAIKCSSEWLANWKRRGWRTAAGAPVRNLEVVQAIDAAITARSGPVRFRWVRGHVGNEFNEIADQLAGAAARAALDAGPASSGSVDVTQTRRRLEDSEPATLF; encoded by the coding sequence GTGATCATCGTGAGTACCGACGGCTCGTGCCTGAAGAACCCCGGCGGCGCGATCGGCTGGGCGTGGGTCGATCACACCGGTCCGACCGCCAGTGGCGGAGCACCGTCGGGCACCAATCAGGTCGCCGAGCTGATCGCGATCCGCGAGGCCATCACCGCCCATCCCGGCCCGGATCCGCTGATGGTCGAGTCGGACTCGCAGTACGCGATCAAGTGCTCGTCGGAGTGGCTGGCGAACTGGAAGCGCCGCGGGTGGCGCACCGCCGCCGGCGCACCGGTACGCAATCTCGAGGTCGTCCAGGCCATCGACGCGGCCATCACCGCCCGCTCGGGGCCGGTGCGGTTCCGCTGGGTGCGCGGTCACGTCGGCAACGAGTTCAACGAGATCGCCGACCAGCTGGCGGGCGCCGCAGCGCGCGCAGCCCTCGACGCAGGACCCGCGTCGTCGGGATCGGTCGACGTCACACAGACGCGTCGCCGACTCGAGGACTCCGAGCCGGCGACGCTGTTCTGA
- a CDS encoding TetR/AcrR family transcriptional regulator gives MSDVDRRRRRTVTAVSTAARTLFEERGYQAATVADIAELADVAVSSIYSNFPGGKQDIYLALAEQAVTANELIIDDAVATSTVDERAGAVFDAYVRFHRDDDQLAFRLIALADALEPTAKFDDLRVAMRDRIAGVLLRAVGAHQNIDRTIATWAAINGLFSARTQGFIDDATLDRALADTRMWATAP, from the coding sequence ATGAGCGATGTCGACCGGCGGCGACGTCGAACGGTGACCGCCGTGAGCACCGCGGCACGGACCCTGTTCGAGGAGCGCGGGTATCAGGCGGCGACCGTGGCCGACATCGCCGAGCTCGCGGATGTGGCCGTGAGCTCGATCTACTCCAACTTCCCCGGCGGCAAGCAGGACATCTATCTCGCACTCGCCGAACAGGCCGTCACGGCGAACGAGCTGATCATCGACGACGCGGTCGCCACCTCGACCGTCGACGAGCGGGCCGGCGCGGTGTTCGACGCCTACGTGCGCTTCCACCGTGACGACGACCAGCTCGCCTTTCGCCTGATCGCGCTCGCCGATGCGCTCGAACCCACCGCGAAGTTCGACGACCTGCGCGTCGCGATGCGCGATCGCATCGCCGGGGTCCTGCTCCGCGCGGTCGGCGCCCACCAGAACATCGACCGCACCATCGCCACCTGGGCGGCGATCAACGGGCTGTTCTCGGCGCGCACCCAGGGCTTCATCGACGACGCGACACTCGACCGCGCACTCGCCGACACCCGCATGTGGGCAACGGCTCCCTAG